One genomic region from Bacillus aquiflavi encodes:
- the recN gene encoding DNA repair protein RecN: protein MLSVLSIKNFAIIDSLSISFENGLTVLTGETGAGKSIIIDAIHLLVGGRGSHEFVRHGEQKAEIEGLFQLDDVKHPCYDKAEELGIKIEDGMLVLRRDISKNGKSVCRINGKLVTIAILREIGQTLVDIHGQHEHQQLMDETMHLSLLDQFGGEEIALALVEYKHIYRKYEQLNQKIKNITENEQQMAHRLDLLQFQLNEIQTAQLKQDEDGQLFEERNELVNFERVFEALKSCYSALQGEQKGLDWIGLAMSFLENGVELNPKYKELFESVTTSFYLLEDAATTVRNELDCLEYNPERLNEIENRIIEINQLKRKYGQTIDAILEYAAMIEEEIETLENREVHVSQLENKLTSLRKDLELEGKQLTDLRHQYGKKLTELIHRELKELYMEKTVFSVHFNENFNRFTESGADEVQFYLSTNPGEPLKPLSKIASGGELSRIMLALKSIFSKNQGITSIIFDEVDTGVSGRVAQAIAEKIYKVSTHSQVFCISHLPQVAAMADTHLYISKKIKNDRTYTTVTPLENSEKVKEIGRMISGVEITDLTTEHAKELLQLAEKLKNK from the coding sequence ATGTTAAGTGTACTTTCAATAAAAAATTTTGCAATTATTGATTCCCTATCCATTTCTTTTGAAAACGGTTTAACTGTATTAACTGGAGAAACGGGTGCTGGTAAATCAATTATTATTGATGCGATTCATTTATTAGTTGGCGGAAGGGGATCACATGAGTTTGTCCGACACGGTGAACAAAAAGCTGAAATAGAGGGACTTTTTCAACTTGATGACGTGAAGCATCCTTGCTATGACAAAGCAGAAGAACTTGGCATAAAGATAGAAGATGGAATGCTTGTTTTGCGGCGAGATATTTCAAAAAATGGGAAAAGTGTTTGTAGAATAAATGGAAAATTAGTAACGATCGCCATTTTGCGGGAAATTGGTCAGACGTTAGTCGATATTCACGGGCAGCATGAGCACCAACAGCTGATGGATGAAACTATGCATTTATCGCTTTTAGATCAATTTGGGGGAGAAGAGATCGCGCTAGCACTAGTTGAATATAAGCATATTTATCGAAAATATGAACAATTGAATCAAAAAATAAAAAATATAACTGAAAATGAACAACAAATGGCACATCGTCTTGATTTGCTTCAATTTCAGCTTAATGAAATCCAAACAGCTCAATTAAAGCAAGATGAAGATGGACAGTTATTTGAAGAACGAAACGAGCTTGTTAACTTTGAACGGGTATTTGAGGCTTTAAAATCGTGTTACTCAGCTCTCCAAGGTGAACAGAAAGGACTCGATTGGATTGGGTTAGCAATGAGCTTTTTGGAAAATGGAGTAGAGTTAAATCCAAAATATAAGGAGTTATTTGAGTCTGTTACAACGAGCTTCTATTTGCTAGAGGATGCTGCAACTACAGTTAGAAATGAGCTAGATTGTTTAGAATACAACCCCGAACGATTAAATGAAATAGAAAATCGTATAATTGAAATTAATCAATTAAAACGAAAGTACGGTCAAACAATCGATGCTATTTTAGAATATGCAGCGATGATTGAAGAAGAAATAGAAACGTTAGAGAATCGAGAGGTTCATGTTAGCCAATTAGAAAACAAACTTACCTCCTTACGAAAAGATTTGGAACTTGAAGGAAAACAGCTGACAGATTTGCGGCATCAATACGGAAAGAAATTAACTGAATTAATTCATCGTGAATTAAAAGAACTTTACATGGAGAAAACCGTTTTTAGCGTCCATTTTAATGAAAATTTCAATCGCTTCACCGAAAGTGGTGCAGATGAAGTGCAATTTTATTTATCAACTAATCCAGGAGAGCCGTTAAAACCATTATCGAAAATTGCTTCTGGAGGGGAACTTTCACGGATTATGCTTGCATTAAAAAGTATTTTTTCAAAAAATCAAGGAATTACTTCAATTATATTTGATGAAGTAGATACAGGAGTCAGCGGCAGAGTTGCACAAGCAATCGCGGAGAAAATATATAAGGTTTCAACACATTCCCAAGTGTTTTGTATTTCTCATTTACCACAAGTTGCAGCAATGGCTGATACGCATTTATATATATCTAAAAAGATTAAAAATGACAGAACGTATACGACTGTAACACCATTAGAAAATAGTGAAAAAGTAAAAGAAATTGGTCGAATGATTTCTGGTGTAGAAATAACTGATTTAACAACAGAACATGCAAAAGAGCTACTTCAGCTTGCCGAAAAATTGAAAAATAAATAA
- a CDS encoding TlyA family RNA methyltransferase, with translation MNNKKERLDVLLVERGHFETREKAKRAVMAGIVYSNETRLEKPGEKVKRDINITIKGNKLPYVSRGGLKLEKALTVFDVNVLGKVVIDIGSSTGGFTDCALQNGAKMSYALDVGYNQLAWKLRNDERVVVMERTNFRYVTPADLKGEMPNFATIDVSFISLTLILPVLKTLLVKGSDIIALVKPQFEAGRDQVGKKGIVRDIKVHESVLVKMINFSLKEGFDVMDISFSPITGGDGNIEFLLHLRWNGEKNKGTNFLKIEPNEIIAVAHQQLTGRN, from the coding sequence ATGAATAATAAGAAAGAACGCTTAGATGTATTACTAGTTGAACGAGGACATTTTGAAACGAGAGAAAAAGCAAAGCGTGCTGTGATGGCTGGTATCGTATATAGTAATGAAACACGCCTTGAAAAACCAGGAGAAAAAGTAAAAAGAGATATTAACATAACCATTAAGGGTAATAAATTACCGTATGTTAGTCGAGGCGGATTGAAATTAGAAAAAGCATTAACAGTATTTGATGTCAATGTTTTGGGGAAAGTTGTCATTGATATCGGTTCTTCAACCGGCGGATTTACTGATTGTGCCCTGCAAAATGGAGCAAAAATGTCTTATGCATTAGATGTAGGATATAATCAGCTTGCTTGGAAGCTAAGAAATGATGAGCGAGTCGTTGTAATGGAACGAACGAACTTTCGTTATGTCACTCCTGCAGATTTAAAAGGGGAAATGCCTAATTTTGCTACAATTGATGTTTCATTTATTTCTTTAACCCTTATTCTTCCTGTTTTAAAAACATTGCTTGTTAAAGGGAGTGACATTATTGCACTTGTGAAACCCCAATTTGAAGCGGGACGAGATCAAGTTGGAAAAAAAGGAATTGTTAGAGATATAAAAGTACATGAAAGTGTGCTTGTAAAAATGATCAACTTCTCTCTAAAAGAAGGCTTTGATGTAATGGATATTTCATTCTCTCCTATTACTGGGGGGGATGGAAACATTGAATTTTTACTTCATTTACGTTGGAATGGGGAGAAAAATAAAGGTACTAACTTTTTAAAAATAGAACCGAATGAAATCATTGCAGTTGCCCATCAGCAATTAACAGGCAGGAATTAG
- a CDS encoding DUF2627 domain-containing protein — translation MQRLIALIILLIPGMIAAIGIKLMRDMLFGILQAPFPFLWLQFLAGLFMFFIGLGFIGGFILHRDRKQNKVQPLFKNRRP, via the coding sequence ATGCAACGATTAATCGCCTTAATTATTTTATTAATCCCTGGAATGATTGCCGCAATTGGTATTAAGCTTATGAGAGATATGTTATTTGGAATACTTCAAGCGCCGTTTCCATTTTTATGGTTGCAGTTTTTAGCAGGTCTATTTATGTTTTTTATCGGCTTAGGTTTTATCGGCGGTTTTATTTTACATCGTGATCGAAAACAAAATAAAGTTCAGCCCCTTTTTAAAAATAGAAGACCATGA
- a CDS encoding glycerophosphodiester phosphodiesterase, translating into MTLIFAHRGYSGAYPENTMLAFMQAEKFCADGIELDVQLTKDGEVVVIHDETIDRTTNGKGFVKDYTLAELQKFDASYTYKKFGKRNPIPTLEEVLQWLQSNHLYCNIELKSGTSYEELVEKVIYLVRSYRMSERIIVSSFNHYSIVHSYRLAPEVEIAPLYREGLYMPWIYAGAIHAKAIHPNFKVAPDFIIKSSLKHGIKVRPYTVNNEKEMKRLFSLGCSAIITDELKKAVQYRKQ; encoded by the coding sequence ATAACGCTCATTTTTGCTCACCGTGGCTATTCAGGTGCATATCCAGAAAATACGATGTTAGCTTTTATGCAGGCGGAGAAATTTTGTGCTGATGGGATCGAGCTTGATGTTCAATTAACGAAAGATGGCGAAGTTGTCGTTATTCACGATGAAACGATTGACAGGACGACGAATGGGAAAGGGTTTGTAAAAGATTATACACTTGCTGAGCTTCAAAAGTTTGATGCAAGTTATACTTATAAGAAATTCGGGAAAAGAAACCCTATTCCTACACTCGAAGAGGTACTTCAATGGCTTCAGTCGAACCATTTATATTGTAATATTGAGCTGAAAAGCGGTACTTCATACGAAGAATTAGTAGAGAAGGTTATCTATTTAGTTCGTTCATATCGAATGAGTGAAAGAATCATCGTCTCTTCTTTTAACCATTACAGCATTGTACATAGTTATCGACTTGCACCGGAAGTTGAAATTGCGCCATTGTATCGAGAAGGGCTTTATATGCCGTGGATATATGCGGGTGCAATTCATGCTAAAGCCATTCACCCAAATTTCAAAGTAGCCCCTGATTTTATTATTAAAAGTTCCCTTAAACATGGGATTAAAGTAAGACCTTATACAGTTAATAATGAAAAAGAGATGAAACGGCTATTTTCGCTAGGCTGTTCAGCAATTATTACTGATGAACTAAAAAAAGCAGTACAGTATAGAAAACAATAA
- the spo0A gene encoding sporulation transcription factor Spo0A → MKKIKVFIVDDNRELVILLEEYLSKQNDLEVVGTAHNGQECLNMLERIEADVLLLDIIMPHLDGLAVLEKIRESKRPLPNVIMLTAFGQEDVTKKAVELGASYFILKPFDMDNLASHIRQVSGKMNAIIKQTSTPYRTHTEEKPKNLDSSITSIIHEIGVPAHIKGYLYLREAISMVYNDIELLGSITKVLYPDIAKKYNTTASRVERAIRHAIEVAWSRGNIDSISSLFGYTISMSKAKPTNSEFIAMVADKLRLEHKAS, encoded by the coding sequence GTGAAGAAAATTAAAGTTTTTATTGTTGATGACAATCGTGAATTAGTCATCCTATTAGAAGAATACTTATCTAAGCAAAATGATCTGGAAGTAGTCGGTACCGCACATAATGGTCAAGAATGTTTAAATATGCTTGAAAGAATCGAAGCGGATGTACTGCTGTTAGATATTATTATGCCCCATTTAGATGGGCTTGCTGTATTAGAAAAAATACGTGAATCAAAAAGACCGCTTCCGAATGTCATTATGTTAACAGCCTTTGGTCAAGAAGATGTTACGAAAAAGGCAGTCGAACTTGGTGCTTCCTATTTTATCTTAAAACCATTTGATATGGATAATTTGGCAAGTCATATTAGACAAGTAAGCGGAAAAATGAATGCAATTATTAAACAAACTTCAACTCCTTATCGTACTCATACAGAAGAGAAACCGAAAAATTTAGATTCCAGTATTACGAGTATTATTCATGAAATAGGTGTTCCTGCTCATATTAAAGGTTATCTTTATTTACGCGAAGCCATTTCAATGGTATACAATGATATCGAATTGTTAGGGTCAATAACAAAGGTGCTATACCCCGATATTGCTAAAAAATACAATACAACGGCAAGCCGTGTAGAACGGGCGATTCGTCATGCAATTGAAGTAGCATGGAGTCGAGGGAATATCGACTCTATTTCGTCTTTATTCGGTTACACAATCAGCATGTCTAAAGCAAAGCCGACTAATTCAGAATTCATCGCAATGGTAGCCGATAAGCTGAGACTAGAACATAAAGCTTCTTGA
- the ahrC gene encoding transcriptional regulator AhrC/ArgR, whose translation MTKGQRHIKIRDIITNNDIETQDELVDELKRAGFKVTQATVSRDIKELHLVKVPLMDGRYKYSLPADQRFNPLNKLKRALMDSFVKLDTASHFLVMKTLPGNAMAIGALLDNLAWEELLGTICGDDTCLIICRTPEDAKQISERLLNML comes from the coding sequence ATGACAAAAGGTCAGCGTCACATTAAAATACGTGACATTATAACAAATAATGATATAGAAACTCAAGATGAACTTGTAGATGAATTAAAAAGAGCTGGCTTCAAGGTTACACAAGCAACAGTCTCGCGTGATATTAAGGAACTTCATTTAGTAAAAGTACCTTTAATGGATGGAAGATACAAATATAGCTTACCAGCTGATCAACGTTTCAATCCGTTAAATAAATTAAAAAGAGCACTTATGGATTCATTCGTAAAACTTGACACGGCAAGTCATTTTCTTGTAATGAAAACATTACCCGGAAATGCGATGGCAATCGGAGCATTATTGGATAATTTGGCTTGGGAAGAGCTGCTCGGAACGATATGTGGCGATGATACATGTTTAATTATATGCCGGACACCAGAAGATGCAAAACAAATATCTGAACGTCTCCTTAACATGCTGTAA
- a CDS encoding sigma-54 interaction domain-containing protein produces the protein MQKVMIVGAGKGGSAILKILIETAVLKVIAVVDKNLNALGIQLANDMGIQVGTDWHHFLTDDLDIVIEVTGDPNVFRQIRDTLSKKMVLIPGSVAYLIAQLMEEKEELISKLQNETYKRDLIFDSTGDGMIGTNEQGEVILFNRSAQKMTGISQEEAIGKHILQLIPKSKLPRVLETGVMEMNQELVLENGLKIITTRIPVIDKNKQLIGAFAVFKDITDVVNLAEEVTNLKEIQTMLKAIIQSSDDAISVVDEEGKGILINRAYSRITGLTEEQVIGKPATADISEGESMHMKVLKTRQAIRGTALRVGPKKKEVIVNVAPIIVDGRLKGSVGVIHDVSEIQTLTKELNKARQRIRTLEAKYTFEDIIGPSEEMTLSIEQAKLAAKTPVTILLRGESGTGKELFAHAIHNGSDRKFNKFIRVNCAALSETLLESELFGYEEGAFSGAKRGGKRGLFEEANNGSIFLDEIGELSLNTQAKLLRVLQEKEIVRVGGTKPIPINVRVIAATNINLEKEIKSGTFREDLYYRLNRMPIHIPPLRKRKEDISYLCDRLIEKINQDYGRNVEGVLEEAIRLLMSYDWPGNVRELENILGRAMIFMQYNETHIHAKHIPQLKSDGTTKTLQEDVPLSVIEEKTSLAIMLNQYEEKIIKETLDFYKGNKTKTAKALAISVRNLYYKLDKYGIAKNDTQ, from the coding sequence TTGCAAAAAGTGATGATTGTCGGCGCAGGTAAAGGAGGAAGCGCCATTCTTAAAATATTAATTGAAACAGCGGTATTAAAGGTAATTGCGGTTGTTGATAAAAATCTGAATGCACTCGGAATTCAATTGGCAAACGACATGGGTATTCAAGTCGGAACTGACTGGCATCACTTTTTGACTGATGATCTTGATATTGTCATTGAAGTAACAGGTGATCCAAACGTTTTTCGGCAAATTCGTGACACCCTCAGTAAAAAAATGGTATTAATTCCTGGCAGCGTTGCTTATCTTATTGCTCAATTAATGGAAGAAAAAGAAGAACTCATTAGCAAACTTCAAAATGAAACGTATAAACGAGATCTTATTTTTGATTCAACTGGCGATGGAATGATAGGGACGAATGAACAAGGTGAAGTCATTCTGTTTAACCGGAGCGCACAGAAAATGACTGGCATAAGTCAAGAAGAAGCAATTGGGAAACATATTCTTCAGTTAATTCCAAAAAGTAAACTTCCAAGGGTTTTAGAAACAGGCGTAATGGAAATGAATCAGGAGCTTGTGCTAGAAAATGGCTTAAAAATCATTACAACAAGAATTCCGGTAATCGATAAAAATAAACAGTTGATCGGAGCCTTCGCGGTTTTTAAAGACATAACCGACGTAGTCAACTTGGCAGAGGAAGTTACAAATTTAAAAGAAATTCAAACGATGCTTAAAGCGATCATTCAATCTAGTGATGATGCGATTTCGGTCGTAGACGAAGAGGGTAAAGGAATCTTAATTAATCGTGCTTATTCTAGAATTACTGGATTAACAGAGGAACAGGTAATTGGAAAACCGGCAACTGCTGATATTTCTGAAGGGGAAAGCATGCATATGAAGGTGCTAAAAACAAGACAAGCTATTCGTGGTACAGCACTAAGGGTTGGTCCGAAAAAGAAAGAAGTCATTGTCAATGTTGCTCCGATTATTGTAGATGGGAGATTAAAAGGCAGTGTTGGAGTCATTCATGATGTTTCAGAAATTCAAACACTAACAAAAGAATTAAATAAAGCAAGACAAAGAATTAGAACACTTGAAGCGAAGTATACGTTTGAAGATATCATTGGACCATCAGAGGAAATGACGCTTTCTATCGAACAAGCAAAATTAGCCGCAAAAACACCGGTGACTATTCTTTTACGGGGTGAATCAGGAACAGGGAAAGAACTGTTTGCTCATGCGATTCATAACGGAAGTGATCGTAAATTTAATAAGTTTATTCGTGTAAATTGTGCTGCATTGTCTGAAACGTTATTAGAGAGTGAACTGTTCGGTTACGAGGAAGGTGCTTTTTCTGGAGCGAAACGCGGTGGAAAACGCGGATTATTTGAGGAAGCAAATAACGGAAGTATTTTCTTAGATGAGATTGGAGAACTTTCTTTAAATACTCAAGCGAAACTTTTAAGAGTACTTCAAGAAAAAGAAATTGTTAGAGTTGGCGGCACAAAACCGATTCCTATCAATGTACGCGTTATTGCTGCAACGAACATTAATTTAGAAAAAGAGATTAAAAGCGGTACTTTTCGAGAAGATTTATATTATCGCTTAAATCGAATGCCGATACATATTCCACCTTTAAGAAAACGGAAGGAAGACATTTCGTACTTATGTGACAGATTGATTGAAAAAATTAATCAAGATTACGGAAGAAATGTTGAAGGAGTACTTGAGGAAGCAATAAGACTTTTAATGAGCTATGATTGGCCGGGGAATGTCCGTGAGTTGGAGAATATTTTAGGAAGAGCAATGATCTTTATGCAGTATAATGAAACCCATATACACGCTAAACATATTCCGCAATTAAAAAGCGATGGTACAACTAAAACGTTACAAGAAGATGTTCCTTTATCTGTTATTGAAGAAAAAACTTCATTAGCGATCATGCTAAATCAATATGAAGAAAAAATTATTAAAGAAACATTAGACTTTTATAAAGGGAACAAAACAAAAACGGCAAAAGCGCTTGCAATTTCAGTTCGAAACTTATATTACAAACTAGATAAATATGGTATTGCAAAGAATGACACGCAATAA
- a CDS encoding GNAT family N-acetyltransferase produces MLADDHLGRKRERYEQPLPDSYIMAFHAITSDPNNELIVACQENEIIGVQQITFTPYITHQGGWRATIEGVRTASSVRGKGVGTELIQWAIKRAKDRGCHLVQLTTDKKRPNALRLYERLGFKATHEGLKLKL; encoded by the coding sequence ATGCTTGCAGATGATCATTTAGGTAGGAAGAGGGAGCGTTATGAGCAGCCACTTCCAGACAGTTACATAATGGCTTTTCACGCTATCACATCTGATCCTAATAATGAACTAATAGTAGCTTGTCAGGAGAATGAAATTATTGGTGTTCAGCAAATTACCTTTACACCATATATAACGCATCAAGGAGGATGGCGAGCCACTATTGAAGGTGTAAGAACTGCATCTTCTGTTCGTGGTAAAGGGGTAGGAACTGAGCTTATACAATGGGCAATAAAACGAGCAAAAGATCGCGGCTGTCATTTGGTTCAACTTACAACAGATAAAAAGAGGCCAAATGCTTTACGTCTTTATGAACGATTAGGCTTTAAAGCAACACACGAAGGGTTAAAATTGAAACTTTAA